A window from Kovacikia minuta CCNUW1 encodes these proteins:
- a CDS encoding PEP-utilizing enzyme → MQLLPEISNGFYKQALLKEVEQLVQASVIQEQEDAYYLKFEELCDVVRTHQVDYSIISQRKDEYKHYEKLTPPRVITSDGEIIVGEYKRESLPVNAIVGLPVSAGVIEGRARVILNMEEADLEDGDILVTTFTDPSWTPLFVSIKGLVTEVGGLMTHGAVIAREYGLPAVVGVDHATQRIKDGQRIRVHGTEGYVEIL, encoded by the coding sequence TTGCAGCTACTTCCTGAGATCTCAAATGGGTTCTATAAGCAGGCATTACTGAAAGAAGTCGAACAACTCGTACAGGCGAGTGTGATTCAGGAACAAGAAGATGCCTACTATCTCAAGTTTGAAGAACTTTGCGACGTTGTACGCACCCATCAAGTGGATTACTCAATCATCAGCCAACGGAAAGATGAGTACAAACACTATGAAAAACTCACTCCGCCACGAGTGATCACGTCAGATGGTGAAATTATTGTGGGTGAGTACAAACGCGAAAGTCTCCCAGTTAATGCGATCGTTGGTCTACCTGTTTCCGCCGGAGTGATAGAGGGACGTGCACGAGTCATTCTCAACATGGAAGAGGCTGACCTGGAAGATGGAGATATCTTAGTCACCACCTTTACTGACCCAAGCTGGACACCCTTGTTTGTCTCCATCAAAGGTCTTGTTACCGAAGTGGGTGGACTGATGACGCATGGAGCCGTGATTGCCCGCGAATATGGCTTACCAGCCGTGGTTGGAGTGGATCATGCGACCCAACGGATTAAAGACGGGCAGCGAATTCGTGTGCATGGTACAGAAGGGTATGTAGAAATTCTTTAG
- a CDS encoding nuclear transport factor 2 family protein, with product MTQIYQDLLTQAYSDFNRRDINAVLAVMHPQVEWANGMEGGYVYGHEAVRDYWTRQWNLVDPHVEPQSFQLDDNQRIIVDVHQVVRDLEGKVLVDQLVQHRYTFENGLIRRMDIQEQPT from the coding sequence ATGACCCAAATTTATCAAGATCTGCTGACGCAAGCCTATTCTGACTTTAACAGGCGAGATATCAATGCTGTCCTTGCTGTCATGCACCCACAGGTGGAATGGGCAAATGGAATGGAAGGTGGATATGTCTATGGGCATGAGGCAGTACGGGACTATTGGACACGCCAGTGGAACTTAGTTGATCCACACGTAGAACCCCAATCATTTCAACTGGATGACAACCAAAGAATCATCGTTGATGTCCATCAGGTTGTCCGTGATTTGGAAGGAAAAGTGCTGGTTGATCAACTCGTTCAGCATCGTTACACGTTTGAGAATGGATTAATCCGACGAATGGATATTCAGGAACAGCCAACGTAA
- a CDS encoding IS5 family transposase, with amino-acid sequence MAYSSSLTDAEWEILEPLLPQILPKKKRTRPCDWTKREIIDGILYQLKNGCNWEDLPKDLPPYSTVYWHYKQWREAGVIEKLMGVLHGQVREQVKKKPKWTRLIIIDSQAVKNTCNASVDSKGFCFYKATNGIKRHLAVDTLGFPFFTHCTKADVSDDLGLLEMLTLNIDYFKSKPVNIPKITILLDHGYHIDALIEALEQVYPQIMTKIRFERSTKPSKQEKAAQGKSGFVPAVARWVIERSNAWMERCKSLVKNFERTLSHAETKINLCFVRLMLKRLAATS; translated from the coding sequence ATGGCATATTCGAGCAGTCTCACTGATGCAGAATGGGAAATTCTTGAACCGCTGTTGCCTCAGATATTACCCAAGAAGAAACGGACCCGACCCTGCGATTGGACGAAGCGGGAGATCATTGATGGCATCCTTTATCAACTCAAGAACGGTTGCAATTGGGAAGACTTACCCAAAGACTTACCTCCCTACTCGACGGTGTATTGGCACTACAAGCAGTGGCGGGAAGCTGGGGTGATCGAGAAACTGATGGGAGTATTGCATGGACAGGTGCGGGAACAGGTTAAAAAAAAGCCCAAATGGACGAGGTTAATCATCATTGACTCGCAAGCGGTGAAGAATACTTGCAATGCCAGTGTAGACTCAAAGGGCTTCTGTTTTTACAAAGCGACCAATGGGATTAAAAGGCACCTGGCTGTTGATACGCTTGGGTTTCCCTTTTTCACTCATTGCACAAAAGCTGATGTTTCCGATGATCTGGGATTGCTTGAGATGTTGACGCTCAACATTGACTATTTCAAGTCAAAACCTGTTAACATTCCCAAGATTACCATCTTGCTCGACCACGGCTATCACATTGATGCTTTGATTGAAGCATTGGAGCAGGTTTATCCTCAAATTATGACGAAAATCAGGTTTGAGCGTTCAACCAAACCCTCGAAACAAGAGAAAGCAGCGCAAGGAAAATCTGGATTTGTCCCAGCAGTCGCAAGATGGGTCATCGAACGATCCAATGCTTGGATGGAGCGGTGTAAAAGTTTGGTTAAAAACTTTGAGCGCACCCTATCTCATGCGGAAACTAAGATTAACCTCTGCTTTGTCAGGCTAATGCTGAAGCGGCTTGCAGCTACTTCCTGA
- a CDS encoding SMP-30/gluconolactonase/LRE family protein, with translation MKTPILIQTPTAIAPARTIASFPLNTFLENITVDVEGNLFITSYEEGKVYRVTLDGAIAEIANINGNAAGIVVDSQGNLLVAGATEEKIATVFCITENGNIETLITIPEAIFLNGMTPLTDHRYLIADSYKGAIWESDAIEKTARIWLQDDRLAGSNPNHPFPAANGLKIHNNTFYSNPK, from the coding sequence TTGAAAACACCGATTCTTATCCAGACCCCAACGGCGATCGCCCCCGCGAGGACGATTGCCAGTTTTCCACTCAATACATTTTTGGAAAATATTACCGTTGATGTTGAGGGAAATCTCTTCATCACCAGTTACGAAGAAGGAAAAGTTTACCGAGTCACACTCGATGGTGCGATCGCTGAGATTGCTAACATCAACGGAAATGCAGCCGGAATTGTTGTTGACTCTCAAGGAAATTTGCTAGTTGCAGGTGCGACTGAGGAGAAAATCGCAACTGTTTTCTGTATTACTGAGAATGGCAATATCGAGACGTTGATCACAATCCCCGAAGCCATTTTTCTGAATGGTATGACTCCCTTAACGGATCATCGCTATTTAATTGCCGATTCCTACAAAGGTGCAATTTGGGAGAGTGATGCGATTGAGAAAACCGCTCGTATTTGGCTGCAAGACGATCGCTTAGCCGGTTCCAACCCAAATCATCCCTTTCCTGCTGCCAATGGCTTGAAAATCCATAACAATACGTTCTATAGCAATCCTAAATGA
- a CDS encoding GNAT family N-acetyltransferase: MRSTFPQLPEDYTIRRLQLNDRDRLTLRLIPNNPQHLLSRLPINLPVKTILTLFKIRDGVVFTLFVTIVLTGALSPAIAFSIVSDISINVPWVWVCVWVGIGWLILLGSSIRFFLTSDDDWHQFCWVVEYQEQFVAYGVLRPYHHYSILEFLHVHHKWARKGIGSALVKTLTQNAVAPIYVESAIRVVGFYKRLGFRKIKFKELPRDVQQHFNFRGAATLLVYEGIQND; the protein is encoded by the coding sequence ATGCGGTCTACCTTCCCTCAACTACCTGAAGACTACACGATTCGGCGATTACAGTTGAACGATCGCGATCGACTGACTCTCCGACTGATACCCAACAATCCTCAACACCTACTATCTCGCCTACCAATTAATCTGCCAGTTAAAACAATACTCACTCTTTTCAAAATTAGAGACGGAGTTGTTTTTACCCTATTTGTCACGATCGTTCTGACTGGTGCGCTTTCTCCTGCCATTGCATTTTCAATTGTCAGTGATATATCAATTAATGTCCCGTGGGTATGGGTATGCGTATGGGTAGGCATCGGTTGGCTGATTCTTCTGGGAAGCTCGATCCGATTCTTTTTAACTTCTGATGATGATTGGCATCAATTCTGCTGGGTTGTTGAGTATCAAGAACAATTTGTTGCCTATGGTGTCCTGCGTCCATATCATCATTACTCAATACTGGAATTTCTGCATGTGCATCACAAATGGGCAAGAAAAGGAATTGGTTCAGCCTTAGTCAAAACATTGACTCAAAACGCAGTAGCACCAATTTATGTTGAAAGTGCGATTCGAGTGGTTGGCTTTTACAAGCGCCTTGGCTTCCGGAAGATTAAATTCAAAGAATTACCACGGGATGTGCAACAACACTTCAATTTTAGAGGTGCTGCAACGCTGTTAGTTTATGAAGGTATTCAAAATGACTGA
- a CDS encoding SMP-30/gluconolactonase/LRE family protein, with protein MYGTTHVYNSVVKITPDGQITTIATAERGVAGSTALAFGRSAGDNTSLYVTTNGGMSLPLPTGLEATKVVRLEVGVEGLIGVA; from the coding sequence TTGTATGGCACTACCCATGTTTACAACAGTGTGGTGAAGATTACTCCGGACGGACAAATTACAACGATCGCCACCGCAGAACGGGGAGTTGCAGGCAGTACAGCGTTAGCCTTTGGGCGAAGTGCAGGCGATAATACCAGCCTCTATGTCACAACCAATGGCGGGATGTCGTTGCCCCTACCCACTGGTTTAGAAGCTACCAAAGTTGTCCGCCTCGAAGTTGGTGTAGAAGGATTAATTGGCGTTGCATAA
- a CDS encoding WD40 repeat domain-containing protein → MFHCLYTREGGLPPHSFYVADDGETVFSCIYVGDPHDRSTFQTAIKGWNLYSGEWTYTLNKRFSGWIEAYTSPMGIVLAQVDETSVEVWDLQTEQTRCRIAQPGFDVHRMAVSRQGRCLVGFQSTLQQRQGNKSYPPERDWTGFIRVFDLDTGRQLYEWTVPGRIETVAISANGQFVAVGYRATHATTSQTDGSTQGSLIQVWDVYRNQVIYQWVASTGKGVDVSSIAFSPDGQRLVASLHRSKLKIWNLHTGEFHGILPSYKSFPKPTYRASAARYPTKPIAFTPDSQSLFSPDGTQGAVSVWHIPSKRRIRTFDPTQEYPKHLHELQLLPDSSTHPAYLVAEQLNGWNLQTGRSPSASVGQKYPGQKVGIRWLLFSPDQPCMIAASAMEISVWDVQTGSFHHDLTGYIKVNAVALVQDIVGCLSVPDDYYNAPPERRSAPKAIYRWHWQTGAMLPPIPAPGEPVALGANGTIVYRNPQHTEIWSLQTATRWQVIPEAIANFPPPVVSDDGGVLVGKFGERLKAWNLHTGKLIWLLRISGNVNQLTLSPTGRYLVYAYQDQAEQQVMDIFNGDEVSLQDSGRFRTFTVSTDEQQIVSPFTPFRGNNYHSPHAHEIRVWDASTGRLLRSLTYHQAPVIALTISQDGQWILSCDRDGIIKLGDLHTGDELTTLTDRSEGRPLLTITPDQRNLIVITKAWIKVWSKQPKSKVQSQRSLLPGQPLETLLNEWLQTAMEPPLEADIQAGITQFEAFMTYFKRLSSLEQKQLAQQIQLPPSVVHDDSLPIRKYILMGEQAGFSFDANAVLYSDKWDEIQVATEIKDLNAEAGRRASELFNYHGQEETLQNS, encoded by the coding sequence ATGTTCCATTGCCTTTACACACGCGAAGGAGGACTTCCTCCCCATTCTTTCTACGTGGCAGACGATGGTGAAACTGTATTTAGTTGCATCTACGTGGGTGACCCTCACGATCGCAGCACTTTTCAGACGGCAATCAAAGGTTGGAATCTGTATAGCGGAGAATGGACCTACACCCTTAACAAGCGCTTTTCAGGGTGGATTGAAGCCTACACCAGTCCAATGGGTATCGTCCTGGCTCAGGTAGATGAAACATCGGTGGAAGTCTGGGATCTGCAAACGGAGCAAACTCGATGCAGAATTGCCCAGCCGGGTTTTGATGTCCACAGGATGGCAGTCAGTCGGCAAGGACGCTGCTTGGTGGGGTTTCAAAGCACCTTACAACAGCGCCAGGGTAACAAGAGCTATCCGCCAGAGCGAGATTGGACAGGATTTATTCGAGTCTTCGACTTAGATACAGGACGGCAACTGTATGAGTGGACGGTACCAGGGAGGATTGAAACGGTTGCTATCAGCGCCAATGGACAGTTTGTGGCAGTCGGATATCGGGCGACCCATGCAACCACATCTCAAACAGATGGATCGACCCAGGGTAGCCTGATTCAAGTGTGGGATGTGTACCGCAATCAGGTGATTTATCAGTGGGTTGCCTCGACTGGCAAGGGCGTGGACGTGAGTTCAATCGCCTTCAGTCCCGATGGGCAGCGGTTAGTCGCCAGTCTCCACCGCAGTAAATTGAAAATTTGGAACCTGCACACTGGGGAATTTCATGGCATTCTCCCCTCTTACAAATCCTTCCCCAAACCCACCTATCGAGCGAGTGCAGCTCGGTATCCAACCAAACCGATCGCCTTCACCCCCGATAGCCAGTCCCTCTTCAGCCCGGATGGCACTCAGGGGGCTGTCAGCGTGTGGCATATTCCCTCAAAACGACGTATTCGGACATTTGATCCAACCCAGGAGTATCCAAAACATCTGCACGAATTACAACTACTGCCCGACAGTTCTACCCATCCGGCTTACCTGGTGGCGGAACAGTTGAATGGATGGAATTTGCAAACGGGGCGATCGCCCAGCGCCTCCGTCGGACAAAAGTATCCTGGTCAAAAAGTTGGTATCCGTTGGCTGCTGTTTTCACCCGATCAGCCATGCATGATCGCGGCTTCTGCTATGGAGATTTCAGTTTGGGATGTGCAAACGGGTTCGTTTCACCATGACCTCACAGGATACATCAAGGTCAATGCCGTCGCGCTTGTACAGGATATCGTAGGATGCCTGAGTGTTCCCGATGACTACTATAACGCTCCTCCGGAGCGGAGATCTGCGCCCAAAGCGATTTATCGCTGGCATTGGCAAACGGGAGCCATGCTGCCACCGATTCCTGCGCCTGGAGAACCTGTTGCACTAGGAGCCAACGGAACCATCGTTTACCGTAATCCACAGCATACAGAAATTTGGTCTCTGCAAACGGCAACGCGATGGCAGGTGATTCCCGAAGCGATCGCAAACTTCCCGCCACCCGTTGTCAGTGATGATGGCGGAGTTTTGGTTGGCAAATTTGGTGAGCGATTGAAGGCATGGAATCTGCACACCGGAAAGTTGATCTGGCTTTTACGCATTTCAGGCAATGTTAATCAACTGACTCTCAGCCCAACGGGTCGTTATCTCGTCTACGCTTACCAGGATCAAGCAGAGCAGCAAGTGATGGATATCTTCAATGGCGACGAAGTATCCTTGCAAGATTCTGGACGCTTTCGGACTTTCACAGTCTCAACCGATGAGCAACAGATCGTCAGTCCGTTTACGCCCTTTCGGGGTAATAACTACCATTCGCCCCATGCTCATGAAATTCGAGTATGGGATGCTTCTACAGGACGTTTACTGCGATCGCTCACCTATCACCAAGCACCTGTGATTGCACTGACAATCAGCCAGGATGGACAGTGGATCTTGAGCTGCGATCGCGATGGCATCATCAAACTGGGTGATTTGCACACCGGAGACGAACTGACAACACTAACAGATCGATCGGAAGGTAGACCATTACTGACCATCACACCTGATCAGCGAAACTTGATTGTTATCACGAAGGCATGGATAAAAGTTTGGAGCAAGCAACCAAAATCAAAGGTACAATCACAGCGGTCATTGCTTCCAGGACAGCCGCTAGAAACACTGCTGAACGAATGGTTGCAAACAGCAATGGAACCACCTTTAGAAGCAGACATACAGGCAGGGATTACTCAATTTGAAGCGTTTATGACCTACTTTAAGCGTTTATCTTCCTTGGAGCAGAAACAATTAGCTCAGCAAATTCAGCTTCCCCCCTCTGTCGTGCATGATGACAGTTTACCCATTAGAAAGTACATCCTCATGGGAGAACAAGCAGGGTTTTCCTTCGATGCGAATGCCGTACTCTACTCAGACAAGTGGGATGAGATTCAGGTTGCCACGGAAATAAAAGATCTGAATGCAGAAGCAGGAAGACGAGCGTCCGAGTTGTTCAATTACCACGGACAGGAGGAAACATTGCAGAACTCCTAA